CTAAAAGATGTTTCTCTCTGGCTTTTTATCTTCCAGGCGTTTTCAAAAGCTCTGACCATAATTTTCCCCAATTTTTCTTTAACTTCTTCTTCGCTCCAGTAGTAATTCTGCCTGTTTTGAACCCATTCAAAATAACTTACTATAACTCCTCCCGCATTGCTTAAAATATCAGGAATAACGATTGTTCCTTTTTTGTTTAAAATATTATCTGCCAAAGGAGATGTCGGTCCGTTTGCAATTTCAAGAATAATCCCGGCTTTTATTCTATCCGCATTTTTCTCGGTAATCTGGCCCCCTAAAGCTGCCGGAATCAAAATATCACAATCGCATTCTAAAAACTCTTCATTTGAAAGAAGAGTAACATTGTCTTTTTTCATTTGTTCGTAATCACAAACGCTCCCTTTGCAATAAAGACTGTCAATTGATTTATTCTCCTTTTTTATTTTATCTATGGCAATCGGATCAAGACCATAAGGACTGTACATTCCCCCTTTGCTATCTGAAAGACCGACGATAATATATCCTTCCTTGTGAAGTATTTTTGCAATATTGGAACCGGCATTGCCAAATCCTTGAATAGCCACTTTTAATTTTAAAGGATCTTTTTGCAAAAGAGAAACAATTTCTTTTAGGGCAAAAACACCTCCTTGAGCGGTTGCGTAGTCCCTCAAAAGAGATCCAAAAAGAATAAGGGGCTTTCCGGTTATTACCCCGGGCTGGCTTTTTCCTGTTTGTTTTTCATATTCGTCAAGCATATATCCCATAATTTCCGAGTTTGTATAAAGATCGGGGGCAGGAATATCCTTATCTTGGCCGATATAATCAATCATAACTCTGACAAAAGATCTTGCTATTTCTTCTATTTCTTCTTTTGAGCATTCTTTGGGATTAAACTGAACTGCGCCCTTGGCTCCTCCCAAAGGAATATCGACAACAGCACATTTTAAAGCCATTCCTCCGGCAAGGGCTTTTACTTCATCAATGTCCGCTTTTTCATGAAAGCGAATTCCTCCCTTGTAGGGTCCTCTGCTATTGTCAAACTGCACCCTAAAAACAGGGACATCTTTTTTTTTATCTCCAATTTTAACTTCTATCTTTTTTTCTACAATCCTGTCCGGGGTAATTAAAGATTCAATTTCCTTTTTTGAAAGGCCAAGATATTTGGCCGTTTTTTCTATTCGGGAAACAAAGTTTTCAAACGGATTATTTATGTTCATTGTTTTCAATTTTGCTAAAATTAGAAATTTCGTCTTTTTTATCCTTTTTTCCCAAAAAAAAGATGTATAATATTTCCAAGAGGCCTAAAGTATTAATAACAAGAAGAGCGATAAACCAAGCTAATTCCCCGTTGCGGGCGGACTTCCAAAGGGCAATTCCCTTCCATGGCAAAGTCCACAATACCGCTATAATGAGCAATAACTGATATGTTGTTGTTTGATACATAATAAATAAATTAATCTTTAATAGATAATACAGTAAAAGAAAAACTTTTCAAGAAGAATTATTTTAATCAACGCAAAGTATGGCACTAACTTTTCCATCATTGACAAAAGCATTACATCCGTAAGTATTTAGCCACATGGAACATTTTCCGGTTTTTTCAATAGATTCTCCTTTTTTTACTCTAATTTCCTCTTCAGATGACAATTTAGCGATACAACTCCCTTCACAATCACTTTCATTATAGCAATTCTTGATGGCGTCTGAAGTCGGCAAGTTGCATTGCTTTAAAAGAGAAAGTCCGAAAATTCCCCATTCTCCCTTCATTTCTCTGCAAGAATCTTCATTATCCGGAACATTATTACTGCTTGCCGGAATGCTTGTTATTCCGCATCCCTCTTCCCAAATTCTGACGCATCTTTCTTTTGCTTTGCAAAAAGTATATCCTGCCGAAATGAAACAGCCATATTCGTCTTTTTCTCCTCCAATGCTTATCGGCTCAATATTATCTTTCTCTCCCTCTTCTATTTTTTCAAACGAAATTACTTCAAATTTTTCCTCTTTTTCAATCCCGGTTATTTTAACCCGCATTCCGGGTTCCCAGTTTGATTTGTCTTCATATAGTAAAGGAATGGATAAAGCAGGCTTGCCAGGCTCTTCATAAAGCAAATGCCAAACGTCCCGCTCCAGACCAGGGACGTTTATCAGAAGATATCCTTCAATCACAGATTCATTATTTGCTATTAAATCATTATCGGGAATTTCCACTTCTTCTTTGTTTTTGGAAATATAGAAGATGGAAAAAATTACAAAAAGAACAGTTAAAACAATAATGGTTTTTTTCATATTAATTAATTTTTTTATAAATCTATTTTACCGCTTCAAGGGTTAAACTCATAAGATCAATGCCATTGTACTGCTCCTTGCTTATTTTTCTGTTTTCATTAAGAATGTTTATCTTAAATCCGGCTTCTTTTAGCTTGGCAAGATAATCCTCTTTTAGGAGAGCTCCCGCCACGCAGCCAGCAAGCAAATTTTCATCGTTTTTTTGCTTCTCTGAAAGCTCTTTTAGCAAAACAATATCAGAAAGAAATATTTTCCCTCCTTTTTTCAAAACTCTATATGCCTCCTTAAAAACTTTTAATTTATCAGGAGCAAGGTTTATTACGCAATTTGTGATTATAATATCAATGGAGTTGTCTTTAATGGGCATTTCTTCTATTTCGCTTAAAATAAATTGAACGTTTTTTACTTTGCGTCTTTTGGCATTTTCTTTCGCTCTTTCAATCATATCCTTTGTCATGTCAACTCCTATGACTTTTCCTTTTTCTTTAACCCTTTTTGCTGCAAGAAAACAGTCAAAACCAGCCCCGCAGCCAAGATCAAGAACAGTATCCCCTTCTTTAATTTTACTAAAGGCAAGAGGATTGCCACATCCAAGTCCAAGGTTTCCCTCTATTAAAACATCCTCATTGGAATATCCGATACTTTTTGAAATATCATTTTCGGTTTTACAGCCGCAAGAACAGCACAAACTACCTGTAGCTATCTTGGCATATTTTTCTTTAACTATTTTTTTAATTTCTTCCGGTTTTTTCATAATCGTTTTAATTAATTTTAAAGGTTTTAATTTATAAAAAACTTGCAATTCTATCAATTAGTTCTTCTTTGCCTTCGTTTGTTTTTGCGGAATATCCCAAAACCGGAATATTTTTTGCTTCTTTTTGAAGAAGCAAGAAACGCTCTTTTTTATTTTCTTTTTTTAATTTATCAATTTTATTTGCAACAATGACAACCTTATGATTATTTTCCAAAAGAACCTCAATCATGTTTTTATCAAGAATAGTAATCCCCACTTTGGCGTCTATGATAAGAAAAACGGCATTTGGCTTTGATTTGGAAAATTTTAAATACCAAAAGATTCTTTTTATCATTTTGTTTCGTTCTGATATTGAACGCTTGGCATATCCGTATCCGGGAAAATCAACAAAATAGAAAGAATTGTTAATCTTAAAGAAATTGGCTTCCCTTGTTTTTCCGGGCAGTTTGCTTGTTTTTACAAGATCCTTTTTGCCGCTTAAAGAATTAATAACGCTTGATTTGCCGGCATTGGAACGGCCAAAAAAAGCGATATGGGGCAAATTATCTTTTGTCCCATAATCATCCCCTATAACTCCTTTGGCAAACTCCGCTTTTTTTATTTCCATATTTTTATTGCCAAAGGCAAAAAATTAATTA
The nucleotide sequence above comes from Candidatus Paceibacterota bacterium. Encoded proteins:
- a CDS encoding Glu/Leu/Phe/Val dehydrogenase; translated protein: MNINNPFENFVSRIEKTAKYLGLSKKEIESLITPDRIVEKKIEVKIGDKKKDVPVFRVQFDNSRGPYKGGIRFHEKADIDEVKALAGGMALKCAVVDIPLGGAKGAVQFNPKECSKEEIEEIARSFVRVMIDYIGQDKDIPAPDLYTNSEIMGYMLDEYEKQTGKSQPGVITGKPLILFGSLLRDYATAQGGVFALKEIVSLLQKDPLKLKVAIQGFGNAGSNIAKILHKEGYIIVGLSDSKGGMYSPYGLDPIAIDKIKKENKSIDSLYCKGSVCDYEQMKKDNVTLLSNEEFLECDCDILIPAALGGQITEKNADRIKAGIILEIANGPTSPLADNILNKKGTIVIPDILSNAGGVIVSYFEWVQNRQNYYWSEEEVKEKLGKIMVRAFENAWKIKSQRETSFREATYILAVSRIIEAKKARGRV
- a CDS encoding DUF5652 family protein; this encodes MYQTTTYQLLLIIAVLWTLPWKGIALWKSARNGELAWFIALLVINTLGLLEILYIFFLGKKDKKDEISNFSKIENNEHK
- the arsM gene encoding arsenite methyltransferase; translated protein: MKKPEEIKKIVKEKYAKIATGSLCCSCGCKTENDISKSIGYSNEDVLIEGNLGLGCGNPLAFSKIKEGDTVLDLGCGAGFDCFLAAKRVKEKGKVIGVDMTKDMIERAKENAKRRKVKNVQFILSEIEEMPIKDNSIDIIITNCVINLAPDKLKVFKEAYRVLKKGGKIFLSDIVLLKELSEKQKNDENLLAGCVAGALLKEDYLAKLKEAGFKINILNENRKISKEQYNGIDLMSLTLEAVK
- the yihA gene encoding ribosome biogenesis GTP-binding protein YihA/YsxC — protein: MEIKKAEFAKGVIGDDYGTKDNLPHIAFFGRSNAGKSSVINSLSGKKDLVKTSKLPGKTREANFFKINNSFYFVDFPGYGYAKRSISERNKMIKRIFWYLKFSKSKPNAVFLIIDAKVGITILDKNMIEVLLENNHKVVIVANKIDKLKKENKKERFLLLQKEAKNIPVLGYSAKTNEGKEELIDRIASFL